A part of Candidatus Zixiibacteriota bacterium genomic DNA contains:
- a CDS encoding efflux RND transporter periplasmic adaptor subunit, with amino-acid sequence MKITIIIIAALVVGFGLAYILLPHAEEQTLTGESTEVQQYTCGMHPEIISDEPGYCPICEMKLTPKKKDAGATGSVTIDPVTRQNMGLVTAPVEYRTLTKKVHAFGKVAIAEPNKHTVNLKIDGWVERLFVDHEGEKVYRGQPLLELYSPTLVAAQQEYLIAVKSSEAVADLVEAGRRRLANWDISDDQIKRLESSGEITRTMTILSPVNGVVISKLISEGDHLKPGAKLYEITDLSTVWVVAHIYEQDVPFVHLGQQAIVALPNTDGREITSTISYISPFLDSHGQLEIRLDIDNSNHRLLPEMYAEVSIESQLEGDHLTIPRSAVINSGVRQLAYVASGEDIYEPRVIVTGAVGDSDHIVVLSGLSLNELVVTSGQFLLDSESRLSEALAAGAQIGHDHGGDHDQHLSVEHDPDEFLATGGHDIYTCPMPSHAHVLQYGEGNCSECGMKFVPLEKTDNRQVYVCPMTECGTVKDHKDTCNVCGMNLVRYESEESHDQ; translated from the coding sequence ATGAAAATAACAATAATCATAATAGCAGCTCTGGTCGTGGGCTTCGGACTGGCATATATCCTCCTCCCGCATGCGGAAGAACAAACACTTACCGGCGAGAGTACCGAAGTCCAACAGTACACCTGCGGCATGCACCCGGAGATTATCTCTGATGAACCGGGGTACTGCCCCATCTGCGAGATGAAGCTGACACCCAAGAAAAAGGACGCCGGCGCAACCGGATCAGTTACAATTGATCCCGTCACCAGACAGAACATGGGTCTTGTGACAGCGCCGGTTGAGTATCGGACGCTCACGAAGAAAGTGCACGCCTTCGGAAAGGTTGCCATCGCCGAGCCAAACAAGCACACCGTTAATCTCAAAATCGACGGTTGGGTGGAACGGCTCTTTGTCGACCACGAAGGTGAAAAAGTTTACCGGGGACAACCTCTTCTCGAACTGTACTCTCCGACCCTTGTAGCCGCTCAGCAAGAATACCTGATAGCCGTTAAATCCAGCGAAGCGGTAGCGGACCTGGTAGAAGCCGGGCGCCGCCGATTGGCCAACTGGGATATCTCCGATGATCAGATCAAGCGTCTGGAATCTTCAGGCGAGATAACCCGCACTATGACAATCCTCTCCCCCGTCAACGGCGTAGTGATTTCCAAGCTTATCTCCGAGGGCGACCACCTCAAGCCAGGAGCCAAACTATACGAAATCACTGATCTCTCGACCGTGTGGGTGGTGGCTCATATCTATGAGCAGGACGTTCCGTTCGTTCATCTGGGCCAACAAGCCATTGTAGCATTGCCGAATACAGATGGACGAGAAATTACCTCGACCATTTCGTACATCTCTCCCTTTCTCGATTCTCACGGCCAGTTAGAAATACGCCTTGATATCGACAACAGCAATCACCGTCTTTTGCCTGAGATGTATGCCGAGGTCTCGATTGAATCTCAGCTTGAGGGTGACCATCTGACCATCCCCAGATCCGCTGTAATCAATTCCGGAGTCCGGCAACTGGCCTATGTTGCCTCGGGTGAAGATATCTACGAGCCGAGAGTTATAGTTACGGGAGCAGTTGGAGACAGTGACCACATCGTAGTTCTCTCTGGGCTATCATTGAACGAACTCGTGGTAACTTCTGGACAGTTCCTGCTGGACAGCGAATCACGCCTGAGCGAAGCCCTTGCCGCGGGAGCCCAGATCGGGCACGATCACGGAGGAGACCACGATCAGCACCTGTCGGTTGAACATGACCCTGACGAGTTTCTCGCCACTGGCGGTCATGACATCTACACTTGTCCGATGCCCAGTCACGCTCACGTTCTTCAGTATGGCGAAGGTAACTGCTCTGAGTGCGGTATGAAATTTGTCCCACTGGAAAAGACCGACAATCGTCAGGTCTATGTCTGCCCCATGACCGAGTGCGGCACAGTCAAGGATCACAAAGATACCTGCAACGTCTGCGGCATGAACCTGGTCAGGTACGAGTCGGAGGAAAGCCATGATCAGTAG
- a CDS encoding 4Fe-4S binding protein, with protein sequence MAIREIIEIDEELCDGCGDCVTACHEGAIQIVDGVAKVVNDSYCDGLGDCIGECPLGAITIIEREAIDFDEAAVEKHLATTTDNSSPLPIVGSAAEAPAVPVPSEPCGCPGSAMRSMGAAPATPVSTLEPGQPVMPSQLGHWPIQLMLVPPHAPFLKNADLLICADCVPFTVPDFHFRYMTGRAVIVGCPKLDDLQHYLDKLKAMFAEARPRRITVLKMEVPCCHGIAQIAVQARNEVVPEVPIEVHTIGIQGGIECKIPPRAV encoded by the coding sequence ATGGCCATTCGGGAAATTATTGAGATAGACGAAGAACTTTGCGATGGCTGCGGCGATTGTGTAACCGCCTGCCATGAAGGTGCTATCCAGATTGTCGATGGCGTTGCCAAAGTAGTCAATGACTCGTATTGCGACGGTCTGGGCGACTGTATTGGCGAATGCCCATTGGGGGCAATTACGATCATTGAACGAGAAGCGATTGATTTTGACGAAGCGGCAGTGGAGAAACATCTTGCGACCACGACAGACAATTCCAGTCCTTTGCCGATTGTAGGATCAGCGGCTGAAGCTCCGGCGGTACCGGTTCCTTCCGAACCATGCGGATGCCCCGGATCAGCTATGCGTTCAATGGGTGCTGCTCCAGCAACTCCGGTTTCGACGCTGGAACCTGGCCAGCCGGTTATGCCGTCGCAATTAGGTCACTGGCCGATACAGTTGATGTTGGTTCCGCCGCATGCGCCATTTCTGAAGAACGCTGATCTGTTGATCTGCGCTGACTGCGTGCCATTCACAGTCCCTGACTTTCATTTCAGGTATATGACCGGTAGGGCTGTTATCGTTGGTTGTCCAAAGCTCGATGATCTCCAGCACTACTTAGATAAGCTCAAGGCGATGTTTGCCGAGGCTCGTCCACGGCGCATCACCGTCCTCAAGATGGAGGTGCCTTGCTGCCATGGCATCGCCCAGATCGCAGTGCAGGCTCGCAATGAGGTTGTACCGGAGGTGCCTATAGAGGTTCATACGATTGGTATTCAGGGTGGTATTGAGTGCAAGATTCCGCCCCGGGCCGTGTAA
- a CDS encoding CusA/CzcA family heavy metal efflux RND transporter, which produces MISRIIEYSINNRLLVLAITAVLLLAGIYAAGEISVDAIPDLSDVQIIIQTEYPGQPPQIVEDQVTYPLSTALLAVPKAKNVRGYSYFGLSFVYIIFEDGTDIYWARSRVLEYLSQVAGRLPKEASPQLGPDATGVGWVYQYALIDTTNQHDLAELRSIQDWFLKYELSSVPGVSEVASVGGFVRQYQIEVDSRKLEFYDIPIKHIIMAVKRSTGAVGGRILELAETEFMVRSQAYIGDLEDLRNIPVHTPKDGPPVLLSSVANIQFGPEIRRGVAELDGEGETVGGIIVMRWGDNARDVIGRVKQKLTDLSAGLPEGVAIVPVYDRSQLIDSAVGNLGNTLTKEMIVVMLITLLFLLHVRSTLIAVITLPTGVLLSLLVMHLMGISANIMSLGGIAIAIGVMVDASLVMVENAHKHLERDRDKKPRLQIVLDSAREVGPALFFSLLIITVSFLPVLVLEGQSGRLFKPLAYTKTFAMAASALLSITLIPALIALFMKGKIRPESRNPISRASIAMYRPIIRFVLRHKLVVILTTVLITAVTIIPLNRIGSEFMPPLYEGDLLYMPTTLPGISVGKARELLQQTDRIIKSFPEVERVFGKVGRAQTATDPAPLTMLETTIMLKPTDQWRPGLTPEMLVDSLDMAIQFPGLTNAWTMPIKTRIDMLATGIKTPVGIKVMGPDLDSLTAIAQRIETVVKPLTGTRSAYAERVTGGNYLDVDIDRFKAAAHGLTVADVQDVIKTAIGGMSFTSTIEGRERYPINVRYPRELRDDPEAMRRVLIPIPGGGKVPLGQIATLGFSKGAAMIKSENARPTAWVFVDLKDIDVGSYVETARRAVEASVTLPVGYSILWSGQYENMQAVAEKLRVIVPLTLFIIFLLLYLHFKNLTDCLIVLLSLPFALIGGVWFFYLYGFNASVAVYVGFIALAGLAAETGVVMLVYLEEAVRRYREQKRLNTLTDLQAAVMEGAVERVRPKLMTVATTILALLPIMLGSGTGSEVMQRIAAPMVGGLVSSTVLTLIIVPVLFYLAKARKL; this is translated from the coding sequence ATGATCAGTAGAATCATCGAATACTCAATCAATAACCGCTTGCTGGTTCTGGCGATCACGGCAGTTTTGCTACTGGCCGGGATATATGCTGCGGGTGAAATCTCGGTCGATGCCATCCCCGATCTATCGGATGTCCAGATCATCATCCAGACCGAATACCCAGGGCAACCACCGCAGATTGTCGAAGACCAGGTGACCTATCCCCTATCGACCGCACTTCTGGCCGTACCCAAAGCAAAGAATGTGAGAGGATACTCATACTTTGGACTATCGTTCGTCTATATTATCTTTGAAGACGGCACCGATATTTATTGGGCACGAAGCCGCGTCTTGGAATATCTCTCGCAGGTAGCCGGGCGACTTCCGAAGGAGGCATCTCCACAACTTGGACCCGATGCCACCGGGGTAGGCTGGGTCTACCAGTATGCCCTGATTGATACCACTAATCAACACGACCTGGCTGAACTTCGTTCGATACAGGATTGGTTCCTGAAATACGAGCTATCTTCAGTGCCCGGTGTATCGGAGGTCGCCTCGGTTGGTGGTTTCGTACGCCAGTATCAGATTGAGGTCGATTCACGCAAATTGGAATTCTATGATATTCCCATCAAACACATCATCATGGCTGTCAAACGATCCACAGGTGCAGTCGGCGGACGGATTCTGGAATTGGCGGAGACAGAATTTATGGTGCGTAGTCAGGCGTATATTGGCGATCTTGAAGACCTGCGCAATATTCCTGTACACACACCCAAAGACGGCCCACCGGTCTTGTTGTCGTCAGTAGCCAACATTCAGTTCGGACCGGAGATTCGTCGTGGAGTTGCGGAACTTGATGGCGAGGGTGAAACTGTAGGCGGAATCATTGTCATGCGCTGGGGAGATAACGCCCGCGATGTGATTGGACGCGTGAAGCAGAAGCTGACCGATCTTTCTGCCGGACTCCCTGAAGGCGTAGCTATCGTCCCTGTCTATGATCGTTCCCAACTGATCGACTCTGCCGTCGGCAATCTTGGCAACACATTGACCAAAGAGATGATCGTAGTCATGCTGATCACGCTTCTTTTCCTCCTGCACGTTCGTTCCACGCTGATTGCCGTGATAACTTTACCCACCGGAGTCCTGTTATCTTTGCTGGTCATGCATCTGATGGGTATCAGCGCCAACATCATGTCGCTGGGAGGGATCGCCATTGCCATTGGGGTCATGGTCGATGCTTCGCTGGTGATGGTGGAGAACGCCCACAAACACTTGGAGCGCGATCGCGACAAGAAACCACGCCTTCAAATCGTACTTGACTCGGCTCGCGAGGTCGGCCCGGCACTGTTCTTCTCGCTACTAATAATCACGGTCTCTTTCCTGCCGGTGCTGGTGCTGGAGGGTCAATCCGGTCGTCTGTTCAAACCCCTGGCCTACACCAAGACTTTCGCCATGGCCGCCTCTGCCCTGCTCTCGATCACGTTGATACCGGCCCTTATTGCCCTATTCATGAAAGGAAAGATACGACCGGAGAGCCGCAATCCTATCTCCCGTGCAAGTATCGCGATGTATCGACCGATCATCCGTTTCGTCCTCAGACATAAGCTGGTTGTTATTCTCACAACCGTGCTAATCACGGCGGTTACAATCATACCGCTGAATCGCATTGGCTCCGAATTCATGCCACCGTTGTATGAAGGTGATTTGCTCTACATGCCGACAACCCTACCCGGTATTTCTGTAGGCAAGGCTAGAGAGCTGCTGCAACAGACCGATCGAATTATCAAATCTTTCCCGGAAGTCGAGAGAGTGTTCGGTAAAGTAGGTCGAGCCCAGACGGCCACCGATCCAGCTCCCCTGACCATGCTTGAGACAACTATCATGCTCAAGCCGACCGACCAGTGGCGACCCGGACTCACTCCGGAGATGCTGGTTGATTCTCTGGATATGGCAATCCAGTTCCCCGGCCTTACCAACGCCTGGACCATGCCGATAAAGACCCGCATCGACATGCTGGCCACCGGTATCAAGACGCCGGTTGGCATCAAGGTTATGGGACCAGACCTCGATAGCCTGACCGCCATTGCACAGAGGATCGAAACGGTAGTGAAACCGTTAACCGGAACAAGGTCAGCCTATGCTGAGCGTGTCACCGGGGGCAACTACCTTGATGTGGATATCGACCGCTTCAAAGCGGCGGCTCATGGCCTCACGGTAGCTGACGTACAGGATGTTATCAAAACAGCCATCGGTGGTATGAGCTTCACCTCGACAATCGAAGGCCGTGAGCGCTACCCGATAAACGTCCGCTACCCCCGTGAGCTTAGAGACGACCCCGAAGCAATGCGACGGGTTTTGATTCCGATACCGGGCGGCGGCAAAGTTCCGCTCGGCCAGATCGCCACGCTCGGATTCAGCAAGGGCGCAGCCATGATCAAGTCTGAGAACGCCCGACCCACAGCGTGGGTTTTCGTCGATCTGAAGGATATTGATGTGGGCAGCTATGTCGAGACAGCCCGCCGGGCAGTCGAGGCGTCTGTGACTCTGCCTGTCGGTTACAGCATTCTGTGGTCGGGGCAGTATGAAAACATGCAGGCGGTAGCGGAGAAGCTGAGGGTCATTGTGCCCCTGACATTGTTTATCATATTCCTGCTGTTGTACTTGCACTTCAAGAATCTGACCGACTGTCTGATTGTTCTGTTGTCGCTGCCGTTTGCACTGATCGGTGGCGTATGGTTCTTCTATCTGTACGGGTTCAATGCGTCAGTGGCGGTGTATGTTGGTTTCATTGCGCTGGCGGGTCTGGCGGCGGAAACCGGGGTGGTCATGCTGGTCTACTTGGAGGAAGCGGTCAGGAGGTACCGGGAACAGAAACGTCTGAATACACTGACCGACTTGCAGGCAGCAGTCATGGAGGGCGCGGTTGAACGAGTCCGCCCCAAGTTGATGACCGTAGCCACTACCATACTGGCGTTGCTGCCCATTATGCTCGGAAGCGGTACCGGATCGGAAGTGATGCAACGCATCGCCGCCCCTATGGTGGGTGGGTTGGTGTCGTCAACCGTGCTGACTCTTATTATTGTTCCGGTGCTGTTCTATCTGGCAAAAGCTAGAAAGCTCTGA
- a CDS encoding 4Fe-4S binding protein produces MPDYRFWVQIAFTMLVIWIGVEFHYFIEYLKTAGASGSSYRPPGVEGFLPISSLMSLYYFVLSGDIHSVHPAGMFILVGVLTVSFIFGKSFCSWLCPVGLLSEILGDLGDKIFGRRLRLPRWLDYPLRSIKYLVLGFFVYSIFFLMTQEALRAFLDTPYNIVADVKMYYFFANISRFSLIVIGVLFLFSIIIRNFWCRYLCPYGALLGIVTLLSPQKIKRNVASCTDCGLCAEACPSSIKVDKVKMVVSDECTACMSCVNVCPVVETLELKSTIINRVLPKKLVAFGVVAIFVLAAGVGMATGYWQSSTTIIEYQEHHKNIHSMGHPTSSNDISKFNKTTSKRRGSQGK; encoded by the coding sequence ATGCCGGACTACCGTTTCTGGGTACAGATTGCCTTCACGATGCTCGTTATATGGATCGGGGTGGAATTTCACTACTTCATAGAGTATCTCAAAACGGCTGGAGCCTCAGGCTCTTCGTACCGTCCGCCCGGCGTTGAAGGATTTCTACCGATCAGTTCACTTATGAGTCTGTACTATTTTGTTCTCTCTGGCGATATACATTCCGTGCACCCGGCAGGTATGTTCATTTTGGTTGGAGTATTGACGGTCTCATTCATCTTTGGAAAATCATTCTGTTCATGGTTGTGCCCGGTAGGACTGTTGTCCGAAATTCTGGGCGATCTGGGCGACAAGATATTTGGTCGCCGTCTCCGCCTGCCCCGCTGGCTTGACTATCCGTTACGGAGCATTAAGTACCTTGTGCTCGGTTTTTTTGTTTATTCGATCTTTTTCCTGATGACCCAAGAAGCGTTGCGAGCTTTTCTGGACACTCCTTATAATATCGTAGCTGACGTCAAGATGTACTATTTCTTTGCGAACATCTCGCGTTTTTCTCTGATCGTGATAGGTGTCCTGTTCTTGTTCTCAATCATAATTCGTAACTTTTGGTGTCGTTATCTTTGTCCGTATGGGGCGTTACTGGGAATTGTGACCTTGTTAAGTCCTCAAAAGATAAAGCGAAATGTCGCCAGTTGTACCGATTGCGGTTTGTGTGCCGAGGCCTGCCCGTCATCAATCAAAGTCGACAAAGTCAAGATGGTCGTCTCGGATGAATGCACGGCTTGCATGAGTTGTGTCAATGTCTGTCCGGTAGTGGAGACATTGGAACTGAAGTCAACGATCATAAACCGCGTATTGCCAAAGAAATTAGTGGCGTTCGGTGTGGTGGCAATCTTTGTCCTGGCCGCGGGTGTGGGTATGGCAACCGGTTACTGGCAAAGTTCAACGACGATAATCGAGTATCAGGAACATCACAAGAACATACACAGTATGGGACATCCAACCAGCAGCAACGATATTTCTAAGTTCAATAAAACGACTTCGAAAAGGCGCGGATCTCAGGGTAAGTAG
- a CDS encoding TolC family protein, producing the protein MIKNTIICFVVCLLLTPTSRADSNRERHALDSLIKVALERNPTIHAAQYKQSAAEHRNEFAGWLPDPKLTAAILNLPRTSLSFDETPMSGVALGLSQTIPWPGKLSARADIARLGSDIKAMDLAARQNNVIRQVTHYYYDYSHWDLVETVLTESMQLVEDITRVAQTRYANGNGSLQDVLRSETSKARIENRILMARQKAASALVQIARLTDQSRTTDAALVPALPSIPRRDMEIPLELSNPILAKASIGLSVAARKVDLARSEYWPNLTVGIDYRIRKDIPMDAVSGEDFLSFKVGLSLPVWFFTRQRNQTSAARQSFLAAQADEHTIINRVERQIADTKFVLKSLRERTAQYDRSILPQALAASEAAQVAYEVGRVDFNGFLSAQLDVMNIELERLELLKQYHQRTAALSELAPDSKEVIK; encoded by the coding sequence GTGATTAAGAATACGATAATCTGTTTTGTTGTCTGTCTGTTACTAACACCAACAAGTCGGGCGGATAGTAACCGCGAAAGACACGCCCTTGATTCTTTAATCAAGGTTGCTCTGGAACGCAATCCAACGATTCATGCCGCCCAATACAAACAGAGCGCCGCTGAACATAGGAACGAGTTTGCTGGCTGGCTACCGGATCCAAAACTGACAGCAGCAATACTCAATCTTCCGCGAACATCACTCAGTTTCGATGAAACCCCAATGAGCGGTGTCGCTCTCGGTTTGTCTCAGACTATTCCGTGGCCGGGGAAGCTGTCCGCTAGGGCCGATATAGCGCGTCTTGGTTCTGATATCAAGGCTATGGATCTGGCCGCTCGCCAGAACAACGTCATCCGACAGGTGACACATTACTATTATGATTACTCTCACTGGGACCTGGTCGAAACTGTTCTTACTGAGAGCATGCAACTGGTCGAGGATATCACACGGGTCGCACAGACCAGATACGCCAATGGTAACGGCTCACTTCAGGATGTTCTTCGTTCTGAGACATCCAAAGCGAGAATCGAAAATCGAATACTGATGGCTCGGCAGAAAGCCGCCTCGGCCCTTGTTCAGATAGCGCGACTCACCGACCAGTCCAGGACAACCGATGCTGCCCTCGTGCCCGCATTGCCATCAATTCCTCGAAGAGACATGGAGATTCCACTCGAATTGTCTAACCCGATACTGGCGAAGGCGTCAATCGGCTTGTCCGTGGCAGCAAGGAAAGTTGATCTGGCACGATCCGAATACTGGCCCAATCTGACTGTTGGTATTGACTACAGGATTCGGAAGGATATTCCCATGGACGCCGTTTCCGGTGAGGATTTCCTGTCATTCAAAGTTGGGTTGAGCCTGCCGGTGTGGTTTTTCACCCGCCAAAGGAATCAGACCTCAGCTGCAAGGCAATCATTTCTGGCGGCCCAAGCGGATGAGCATACGATCATAAACAGGGTCGAGCGACAGATTGCAGACACAAAATTTGTGTTGAAGTCTTTACGAGAGCGTACTGCACAATATGACCGGAGCATCCTTCCTCAGGCTCTGGCGGCAAGCGAAGCAGCACAAGTCGCTTACGAAGTCGGCCGGGTAGATTTCAACGGCTTCCTCTCGGCTCAATTGGATGTAATGAATATCGAGTTGGAAAGACTCGAACTTCTCAAACAATACCATCAGAGGACAGCAGCTCTCAGTGAATTGGCTCCCGATTCTAAAGAGGTGATAAAATGA
- the hcp gene encoding hydroxylamine reductase, giving the protein MGMFCYQCQETAKNAGCTKRGVCGKTEETAGLQDLLIYVLKGVSVWGRKAVDLDVYDRKTGVFVTEALFSTITNANFDDDRFVSLIKEGLNIRENVRDSFLSAYKEKSGEEFTEQLHDCATWSSDSVEEFHQKAHQVGVLATEDEDVRSLRELVVYGLKGLAAYVEHASVLGYQNDDLYRFTFEALESTTRDLSVDNMIGMVMKTGEMGVQAMTLLDKANTETYGNPKITEVNLGVGKKPGILISGHDLHDMEDLLKQTEGSGVDVYTHSEMLPAHYYPAFKKYNHFVGNYGNAWWQQGKEFASFNGPILMTTNCLVQVRDVYKERIFSTGAVGYPGMKHIPDRADGKPKDFSELIELAKTCVPPTEIETGTIVGGFAHDQVLKLADKVVGAVKSGAIKQFVVMAGCDGRQKTRSYFTDMAQALPNDTVILTAGCAKYRYNKLQLGDIDGIPRVLDAGQCNDSYSLVVIAMKLKEVFGLNDINDLPISYDIAWYEQKAVIVLLALLHLGVKGIRLGPTLPAFLSLNVAKVLVDKFDIKPIGTVEEDLNDMFPKAVTV; this is encoded by the coding sequence ATGGGCATGTTTTGTTACCAGTGTCAGGAGACAGCCAAGAATGCCGGCTGTACCAAACGCGGTGTCTGCGGAAAAACCGAAGAGACCGCCGGTTTGCAAGATCTGTTGATTTATGTACTGAAAGGAGTCTCTGTCTGGGGAAGAAAGGCAGTCGATCTGGATGTATATGACAGGAAAACAGGAGTTTTTGTCACAGAGGCACTTTTTTCCACGATAACGAATGCGAACTTCGACGATGACAGATTCGTTAGTCTCATCAAAGAGGGGCTGAACATTCGAGAAAACGTTCGGGACAGTTTTCTGTCTGCTTACAAGGAGAAATCCGGTGAAGAGTTCACCGAACAACTACACGATTGCGCCACCTGGTCTTCCGACAGTGTGGAGGAGTTCCACCAAAAGGCACACCAGGTGGGAGTGCTTGCGACCGAGGATGAAGACGTTCGTTCGCTGCGAGAGCTCGTAGTCTACGGGCTGAAAGGTCTTGCGGCGTATGTAGAACATGCCTCCGTGTTGGGCTACCAGAACGATGATCTCTATCGTTTTACTTTCGAGGCTCTCGAATCCACCACCCGCGATCTGTCGGTCGATAATATGATTGGTATGGTCATGAAGACAGGTGAGATGGGCGTTCAGGCGATGACATTGCTGGATAAGGCTAACACTGAAACTTACGGCAATCCCAAAATAACCGAAGTGAACTTAGGAGTGGGGAAAAAGCCGGGTATCCTTATTTCCGGTCATGATCTCCACGACATGGAAGACCTTCTTAAGCAGACAGAAGGTTCTGGAGTTGATGTCTATACGCACAGCGAAATGCTTCCTGCGCATTATTATCCGGCGTTCAAGAAGTACAATCATTTTGTCGGAAACTATGGCAACGCCTGGTGGCAACAGGGCAAGGAGTTCGCTTCGTTCAACGGTCCGATCCTTATGACTACCAACTGCCTTGTCCAGGTGCGGGATGTCTACAAAGAGAGGATATTCTCAACCGGGGCGGTTGGTTATCCCGGTATGAAGCACATTCCGGATCGAGCTGATGGAAAGCCGAAAGATTTCTCGGAGTTAATAGAACTGGCCAAAACATGTGTCCCACCGACCGAGATTGAAACCGGAACAATCGTGGGTGGATTCGCACATGATCAGGTATTGAAGCTGGCCGATAAGGTTGTCGGGGCGGTTAAGTCGGGAGCAATCAAACAGTTTGTCGTGATGGCCGGTTGTGATGGCCGCCAGAAGACAAGGTCCTACTTCACCGATATGGCCCAGGCACTTCCGAACGATACGGTCATTCTGACCGCCGGCTGTGCAAAATACCGCTATAACAAACTCCAGCTTGGTGACATCGATGGAATCCCGAGAGTCCTTGATGCCGGTCAGTGCAACGATTCGTATTCACTCGTAGTCATAGCGATGAAATTGAAGGAAGTCTTTGGTCTTAATGACATCAATGACCTGCCCATCTCATATGATATTGCCTGGTATGAGCAAAAGGCTGTCATAGTCCTATTGGCCCTGCTTCATTTGGGAGTGAAAGGTATTCGGCTGGGACCGACACTCCCGGCGTTTCTTTCACTCAACGTGGCCAAAGTCCTGGTAGATAAGTTTGATATCAAACCTATTGGGACTGTGGAAGAGGATTTGAATGATATGTTTCCCAAAGCCGTAACAGTGTGA
- a CDS encoding redoxin domain-containing protein: MTDDKIELKVGDPAPDFTLNTHNEGELNLAWYQGRKNVVLAFYPADWTPVCATQVPSYQEVYPRFEELDCQLLCISVDSVPCHIAWAKSMGGLSFPIMADFWPHGEVARKYGVLTDKGYTDRVVFLIDKKGIIRWIQRVHPAELPDNEELFRQIEKLQ; this comes from the coding sequence ATGACAGACGACAAGATCGAGTTGAAAGTCGGTGATCCTGCCCCGGACTTCACCCTGAACACACATAACGAAGGCGAGCTCAACCTGGCCTGGTACCAGGGACGAAAGAATGTTGTTCTGGCTTTCTATCCCGCCGATTGGACACCGGTTTGTGCCACACAGGTCCCTTCATATCAGGAAGTCTATCCGCGATTCGAGGAACTTGACTGCCAGCTTTTGTGTATTTCGGTGGACTCGGTTCCGTGTCATATCGCCTGGGCCAAGAGCATGGGCGGGCTGAGTTTTCCGATCATGGCAGATTTCTGGCCGCATGGCGAGGTAGCTCGTAAGTATGGAGTGTTGACCGACAAGGGCTATACTGATCGGGTGGTGTTTCTCATCGACAAGAAGGGGATTATCCGGTGGATTCAACGGGTTCATCCGGCAGAACTTCCTGACAACGAAGAGTTGTTTCGCCAAATAGAGAAATTGCAGTAG
- a CDS encoding Crp/Fnr family transcriptional regulator, with product MNIADQLRCCHLCRDLDQKELEALADIVSIRKVTKGEVLFFQGDPASGFYVLLSGAVRIYKASPDGKEYTLHHIKPGQMFAEAVLFGGGAFPANSMAVDNSLVGFFPKEQFIKLIGDSPQMSLKMIAALSSFVREFNQQIEDLSLREVPARLASHLLRKAEQSGSNQITLDITKAELARSLGTISETLSRNLKKMRDLGLVEVEGKNITILDSERLQAIADGGKI from the coding sequence ATGAACATTGCTGACCAACTTCGGTGTTGCCATCTCTGCCGGGACCTTGACCAGAAGGAATTAGAAGCGCTGGCGGACATAGTCTCGATTCGGAAGGTGACCAAGGGAGAGGTGCTCTTTTTTCAGGGTGATCCGGCTAGTGGATTCTATGTGCTCCTGAGTGGTGCCGTTCGCATTTATAAAGCTTCACCCGATGGTAAGGAATACACGCTGCATCATATCAAGCCGGGGCAGATGTTCGCCGAAGCGGTTCTGTTTGGTGGGGGTGCATTTCCGGCCAACAGTATGGCGGTTGATAATTCGCTCGTGGGGTTTTTTCCAAAGGAGCAGTTTATCAAACTGATCGGAGATTCGCCGCAGATGTCTCTGAAGATGATAGCGGCTTTGTCGAGTTTTGTGCGGGAGTTCAACCAGCAGATTGAGGATTTGTCACTGCGGGAAGTCCCAGCCCGACTTGCTTCCCACCTGCTAAGAAAAGCCGAACAGTCAGGCTCAAATCAAATCACTCTGGATATTACGAAGGCGGAATTGGCCCGATCCTTGGGGACGATCAGTGAGACATTGTCCCGTAACCTCAAGAAAATGCGAGACTTAGGGTTGGTTGAAGTCGAAGGGAAAAACATCACCATTCTCGACTCTGAGCGTTTGCAGGCTATTGCTGACGGCGGGAAAATCTGA